The Papaver somniferum cultivar HN1 chromosome 6, ASM357369v1, whole genome shotgun sequence genome segment tgtgaggtgattgatatttctaggttattcttcgggaatataagaccggattatcaattggtttctgttcaccttgatttatcgaaagacgcagcaaacttcgtaggtattaatttggaagacagatttatctataagacttttctgtaggagacagatttgtttatcaattcatCGACCTTcagttgtagcaactcttagttatgggtgagataagctaaggaaatcaagtacgtatagtcctactgggattcagaggcgtatggaatgcgactgtaccttaataattgtgagattggttaggctcaactacattccagtccgaagttaacttgtaataggctagcgtctgtaacggcttaatacagtatggtgttcaaatctggactaggtcccggggtttttctgcatttgcggttttctcgttaacaaaacttatggtgtctgtgttatttcttttccgcattatatttgtttatataatattggaatatcacaggttgtgcgtagttcaatcaattggtaaatcccacctttggttgttgattcaaattgattgacacttgaactttggtcgttggtaccgttcaagttgtccctcataataatcaggctcgcggattctatctgtttgatttactgattacattgagaaacagagatataaatcttggatatatttttcttgattgagtctgactgtctagttgattctcttggaattatattggaattagtccaaaCAGATTCcctaatgaaatattgggtgcggttgttagacccctttTCAGTTGTTAATTAGAACTAGAGAATTaagttattattttttgttttaattttttggtTTAATTGATGGAAGGGTTTTATTACGATTGGTTTTAAGGGTTTAATTGGTGGAatgtttgttgatgatgattgattttgaATTGTTGTTGTGATAATTAATTTTGAGTATTGaggcaatgattagaattaaagagttgtttttcttttttattattatagtATAAACTCTtctaattaatactcgattatttaataaactctcttaaataatatttttcgCCGGTCCCGGGTCAGGGACAACGTGCCAAACTATAATTCgttaaaattataagataatacttTTTGGATTACCTATGTAGgccccatatgaaatataaattaatatatatatatattattccctgtgtacctattatataggcggaattttgatttttttgtacCATTAAATAGGCGGAGTCCAATTTTCAAGATGAATTTCCTCATAAATACCCTTATTTATTGTACATGGAAAATTGTATGAAAAATTATGAATCCAAAGCacttttcttaatctaagagaattgtCCCCCTTCGCCTATATATGCGGTACGGAGGAAGTAATGATTTACgaagactttttgaaaaatgatttaattgtcttctatttttgctaaaatcaatatcgcattgaatttcatatctaatttttcttatcattgcAAGAATTTCTGGTGTTGTTGGGTTATccttcttgtgcttgaataatgcTCTACGAATTTCATCAGTCATTGTTAATTTTTTAACACCTTTAAGATGAGAAGCCATATTTGTGTGTATGATTTGTTTGTGTTAGTagtatgattttttatttatataaaatatttttttttaatttttttagtagtatgatttcatattgtatttttatatgaaatattattttttatttgattaaaactaatttagaaaatatgatttgatattatgtttataaaaatatatgatttgatattgatgTTGTGTTTctataagaaaattaaaaatataattgAATATTATGTTTATAAAAATATTATTTGATATTGATATTATATTTATATAGCAAAAATAAAAAGGATATAATATGGTATCTTGTTTgtataaaaattaattatttgatatgaaatatatctataaattaataagtattaatttatcggctaattaatatctcgcttaattaataaattttgatagtCCCGACAACATTAATTTACAGAGTTTGTACTGTATTTAGGTTTGATTGATGAAAGGGTAACTTAAAATCATGAGTGACGCCCTTCTTGTGGATTCAACGGTCCCTATAATAAGTTTCTTTTCAAGAGTGAGTGGTCATAATAATCTGAGTTTCTTAGGTACTACTTACAttgttgaactttttttttttaaattcaagcATTCTCTACTATGCTAGCTAGGTCCATTTAGACACTGCGCATGGGTCAAGGTTTTCTATTCTTACTTTTGACATTGCGAATGCAATTAAAGGCTTGGGATTTTTGAAAAAATACCCCTATTTTTCACATTACATTAAAAAAGTGCcctattttttagaaatttgttaaagtaacccgttttattcaaaaggcaaATTCCATCCAGTTAAGTGTTAGGTGGAAGTTATCTTTCCCATTAAAAGTCATATTTACCCCTAAACTACCTCCTTGGCTGGGAGGGTGAACGATCCGACGATCCTGAAAACGGTGTAAAGATTCTGAACcgagctcgacgaacctgaaagaGTTGTCACGATCTTGAACCGATCTCGACGAACCTAAAATATGTTGTAGAAGGTCGTTTTCTTCCaaccaaaaaccccaaaacacTTGAAATAATGAACCCTTTTGGGAAATGATGTAACGAACCTGAAAGCGTTGTAATGATCCTGAACCGGACTCGACGAACCTGTAAAATGATGTATAGAGTCAATGTGGCaataacaaaagagtaaatatgtaAGTAATTTAGTCTTAACTAACACTAGATGTAAAAACTAACGTGagggtactttaacaaatttcAAAAATACCGGGACATTTTTTTAACGGGTATTCAAAATTCTCTAAAAAATTCCAAAGGGCGTATATATGTTTAAATTGGGGACTTAAAAGGGGAATGCATGTTAAATAGTTTAGATCATGTTTAGTACAATTtttaaaaacatttttcaaaaatagtttttcgTTGTTTTAAAAGAACGCGTGATTGGGGAATActtaaactaattgggggatatagattgcttcccccaaccaatagtgtttgctaaggggtgtttCTGGGGATCAAagtactaaaataccctttcctcaaaataaaaatctaaaaacttaaaatcaaaaaaataaaatcatatccCCCGTTTCTATCTTCACTGCCAACATTCTCGTTAGGGTTAGGGATTTAAAACCTAAATACTCTCCACtttgaaaaagatttttttttttacattaggaagtgatgaagaccatatcggtagtgatgaagaccatgccagaagtgatgaagaccatgccggaagtgatgaataacatgccggtagtgatgaagaccattccGGTagggatgaagaccatgtcggaaataaaaaaaaattacgtcgcctgaagtgatgaagaccatgccggaatggATGGTGCCGGCATGCTGGTAACTAACATTAATGTCGTAAATATATGCCGGCATGCtcaatagaaatctatcaatgccgatagtcaagtgaaaaaaaattcaattttctggAAACTTTACTCAAGTGCCGGCAAAGAAATTTAAGTAACATACTGTATCGTTAGCAGTACCGACGTGCTCGAGAATTAATTGACTGTGTAGGCAGTGGACTGATTAAAacgagaaaaaaaatctaaacggAATAGGTCGAACACATCCGGGAGGGGCTACGCCCCCAGACCCCCCGGATCGTGGAAAAcatttatgaagatttccaacaaatgccggcatggttttttcggTTTAATACAATGCCGGCTTGCCTTTCAAAATGAGGGATATTGTTGGCCGGCATCAacgtagtatgaatacaatgccgaaaATACTATTGTCGGCGTTGTATTCATACTACATCCATGCTGGCacgagctatttcagctgcaaaaatggtgtattcaaagaaaaaaaatcaaattttcaacacatTGGCACCTTTACCTGAATATTGGGAGTGCTTGTACAATCATCCTCTACTTTTTCCAAAAGAAGTTCCCTCTCAATTTttcccctccttctactctcacctcactcacctaAATACAAAttaaaatacacactaatcatttatcaaatagtTTTTTGAATTTACTAATTATAATTAAGCACTAAGCATGATTAGTGTgtggtagattaggtattaggtaaaatacttagataaggggtgaccctgatttgatatttaaatccagtttttgtcatttttctctatcccccaattagtttaagTGTCctccaatcgcgcgttcttttaAAAACATActcttttttccttattttcattTTCTAGAAATTGTTTGGTAGGataaaaattatttttgaaaacaaaaaaaaatcaactaaatcAGATTAAATGTAAAGGCAAGTCTAAGTGATAATGATACTGGTCATGACTCACTTACAGTCACTCCCCGATCTCTTACtttgttgtaaaaaaaaaaagaaggaacaaaaaaagaaaacacaaaaaacacaaaaaacaataattgttgtttttatttttttatttttaaaaacagaaaacaaatagaaAATGTCTATACGAAATGTATTTTCtcctgttttttgttttctaactgtttttgaaaactgtaACAAACATGCTCTTATTTTGGCAAGCCTTGAGACCTTAATCTGTCTGTGTTTTAATTTTCAGAAATGGTTTACTGAAGGGTGAGCTTGAAAAACATCTGGTTTATCCTATCGTGTTTGTATTCATGTGATTAATTTTCAATATAGGTGTTGCAGAAGCAAATTTCTAGTCACAGTATTTTTCAGTTGCAGCTAAAAGATATAATTTAGTGCCACACAACTATGACAACAATATAAAAAGAGTGGCAAAAAAGTATATTCTCTTGCTACATCAATAAAATTGGTGCTGCAAAAAGgacttcttgctacataggttatTGCGACACTAATAGGGATTTATGCCACAATTATAAGGTGCTGCAGTATGTTAAGTTTCGTGTAGTCTGCTCGACTATGAATGTTTGTTGCCATGAATATGCAACACCAATAATTGTGGCAATATACAATTAAGTTTCAACTATAGAGTGCTGCAATATATTAAGAGTAAAGCTTACAAACGAGTACGGATCTGATGGCAATAACCACAAACAAGCATATTCATGCCACAATTATTGGTGTTGCATGCAAAGTTTCAAACAAAGAGGATTCAACTAAAGTTTAGCGGTTGGGATGGCAGTCTGCTCAACCATGAATGTTTCGTTGAAGGCATTGGCACCAACAAACCAACCATCATCTTTCTGATAGATTTTTTCGGTCCCATCCGACAGAATATCGGTCTGAGTATAAGAAAAAGGAATACCAGCAGTGCCCTGTACCGCAATCAGACTTGCAGTCACAATACTCTTAGAAGCAACCTCAACTGTATAAACAGACCCCATCCGTACTTCCCTTTCCACCGTTTGTCCCCATTCGTACGAACTGGTAAACTCTACGGAAAACTCAATCGATGCTTCCGCCACCTCTGGCACACCAGATGTCATGGTTGTTTTAACACCTAGACTCAGAGATAGGCTTGCATTCCAAGTACTACTATGGACATCTGAAATCCTGAGATCTATTGCTACTGTCATGACCGATAGGGTGTTATTTTCGACCCTTTTGGTTATAAGCACAACGGGTTTTCCTTTAGATGTATTTGCAGCAGGGATCCGAAAAACGACGTTATCGATTTTCCTTGATATAGCAGGATCCTCAATTTACAGGCGAGAATACTCGTCAACATATTTGTTGAGGGCAGCTAGGCAGTCGTCCTCGCCATCATACGAGAGTCTCTTGAGGTAAAGGTTGTCTCTGAGGCTTCTGAAAGCCACCAGATTTTCTTCCAATTTAACAGGGAGAAACACGTTATTGGTATTGTGGTTATTGCCATCAGATCCGTCTGCACCTATCCAAAAACCATTATCCTTTCTCCATAATTTCCCGTTAGAAAGGCACTTAATGCGGAGGCCTCCATTTCGACTTGGAGTCACCTCGTATTCCGTATCAAATCCCTCAAGTTTATCAGTGTCAAAAGCCAAGAATGTGTCGCCCCTTTCACGGAGGTACCTGTTATTGTCCCCTTTGATTACGATACGGTTTGGGAACATCACTACAGACTCCCAGTTGATGACAAGAAACTTGTCGTACCCATCTCTATCACTATCCGCCTTTAAGTAGTCAACGAGGGTGGAAGCGCCCGCCTGTAAGCAAGCGAAATTGCCAGTAGCCATATGGCGAAATCGTACCATGTTATTACCGCCAGCAGTTACGAAAACGGGCTGGAAAAGTGTGCACGACCATTTTGTTTGATCCTCCTCAGGTTCAGCAGCAACCGCAGTGATCCAGCTGCTGGTTGCGCTTACCGCTGACAAGTACTTATTGTTGTACATACATCTGATATTAAACATTCCGATAGCATCCTTGTCTTTCCCCTTCTCCAGCTCAAACCTCGTGTCACGATCGAAACTGTATTCACCTCCGAATTTGAGAGCCAGAGGAACGTGCAAATTACCTTCAACAGAGCGCAAGTATCTATCATTATAATCTGATTGGAGTATTACATACCTCGGCAGTGTTTCTACCATGATTGCATGTACCCCACTCTTTTCATGCAGAGGAACCGCTACTCCAACACCACCTCCACCAACAGGAGGAGGTATTACCAACGGTTTGAACTTGCACAAAGGAGTTTTTTGTTTTGGAACaagagacaaagaagaagaagttggttccctttttcttttcttgcttTTGTGTGTTTCTGTATGTAACTTGTATGCCTTTTTTTATAGGCCAACCCGAACTTGGAGGAAAATGAGATGAGAGTTTTAAAATGATAGTGGATCTAACACCCTATACGTTATTAACTTCACCAACTAGGAATACTGTACTATATTTGCACAAGTGGCAGCAGAAGTAGTTGCATCTATTATATTACCAATATTAATTCTAGATAAACTGGAATATCCCGTGAAAAATCCGACGAAAACATAAGGATTGAATGTTTCAAAGCTTAACCCCACAATTCCATGTTTTTCAACTGTCCCAAGAGGGTTCGCGAGACTGTACCCTTTTTATGGTTTTCAATGGTTAGAGCTAATAATTTATTTAGAGCTACCAGAAAAAACTGGATACAAAAATGCATCCCATTTTGGATGTCCCAAATCAAATGTTTGAAAGTGTGAAACCGAGCTTGGCCTACTAGGTACTTTAACAGCGGCCATGACGTATAAATATGCATCTAGTTTCGGATTGGTACGAATCAAAGTTTGaaggaatcaatctgagtcagcCTGCTTAACGTCCAGTCATGGGAAGGAGTAGACTTAATTAATTTAGGTTTTTATAGTAAGAAGATGCTAATTAACGCGTTAGACATAATATGGTTTAAGCAGTAGACTTTTATTACTTAAGTAGTATTATTAGATTGCGATATATGTGTTCTTGCATGTTGCGCCCCATATAAGTATCACATTTGCGCTGCAACTTGACATGTTGGCCTATAAAATATCACAACTAAAACTTGACAACAGcaattatttgtttatttttatcatAGTATTAAGCGTGCTGGTTGCACCCTTGCTTCGATCCCTACCCAGATCTTGTTCAGAACTAACTGCTGAAGTTAGAGACTTGGTCGACTAATGGTGCCGGAACCAGAAATTGAGCTTGATAGATGATTGGGCTTGCAAAAAAGAATTGCACCGGGCTTAAGCCTAGGCTTGTTTATCAACCCAACTTAAAATGCAAATTAATAGAAccatgattttgggcataccaaaatctttctaggcatacaaaacaatagtcccatcttgggtgaccttataaggggtaccctatgggtagttcaattacctatatacctttaatacaaaaatctaaaaaatcaaaatcagtttcccttaacatctcttcttcttcctcttcctctagcCGAACTTTTCCCCCTCTcgcgaaaaaaaaaaattcatcatcgtgattaattttcgattcgtaaaaatttgatcgtcgattaaactcaaccacataatgactcgtacaaataAAAGCatggactaggcaaaccaaatcgtcttctaatccatcaattgaagaagaagaaccaattgaagatgaaggtgcagaaactgaaaatcaaccaccaattgaaccagaaattgaaccaactgcatctccaactccggaaatgaggataagaaagtaagttttataaACTCAATctcttatttgttgtttttcatcgattaaatgacgatTACAATGTTAGGTTCGACTCAAAATTGAGTtgtgtttttagccgaactgttcttcacaaaagcttcatgtaagtgtatatgaacagttcggcatgaaatttcaagtcGAACCTAGTCAcaaatagagatgcataggggttcggcgtattcgataatcataatatgtgtcgaacctagcacatttacgaggttcagctattacgatattctcaatatgtgccgaaccaataacaatattttaacccaaaaaataagaaattgatgttcggcttatacgattttttgaaatataagccgaaccaataaaaaaaaaaatccgggctactcaggatgttgttcggcttaccatgaaactttcatataagccaaaCTAGTGTCTAGAAAAAgggttgaaattgaaaattataggttcggcacATGCAATAAACAAATTCAGTgtgccgaaccgttcatcaattggtaggttcggctcatagatgtgagccgaacctcaacctgtttcgccgtaCCATGAtctaaaaaatcatctaaacaacctttataattctgaaaatta includes the following:
- the LOC113286547 gene encoding uncharacterized protein LOC113286547; translation: MVETLPRYVILQSDYNDRYLRSVEGNLHVPLALKFGGEYSFDRDTRFELEKGKDKDAIGMFNIRCMYNNKYLSAVSATSSWITAVAAEPEEDQTKWSCTLFQPVFVTAGGNNMVRFRHMATGNFACLQAGASTLVDYLKADSDRDGYDKFLVINWESVVMFPNRIVIKGDNNRYLRERGDTFLAFDTDKLEGFDTEYEVTPSRNGGLRIKCLSNGKLWRKDNGFWIGADGSDGNNHNTNNVFLPVKLEENLVAFRSLRDNLYLKRLSYDGEDDCLAALNKYVDEYSRL